agcggcggaacaagtctgggaaccactgctctagtccaTCATTTAACATGAATAGGGGCTATTTTGTTAGGTTATGCAATACCGCCAACTTATGGGAAAAATCCCTCTCCtgccttttaaacaaaaatatttcataaacTACATATGTTTGTACAGTAAAGTGATAATATTTTTGTCTAGTTGCCTAAAGACGGATGAAAATGGCCTACTACATTTTAGCTTGtgctattttaaaaacacaatgaGGAAACAGTAATGGACTTGTTTAGTTGACAGGAAGAAGTTTCCAAGGAGTAGATGATGTTATAGCCTATGAACATTAACATTCTGCCCACCTTTATAGTTTCCATTGGACAGACTACTAGGACAGCttctgcaacaccagctccaaggccacAAAGCAAACTCCTTTTGTTGTCTAGTTTCCCACTTGAATCCTTTGCAATATTGCTGAGGAACTCAAACATGCCAAACCTGCAGGGAACAGAAGAGCTTTGCTTTCCCCACCACAGATTTTCTCGAATGCAGACAGGTAGCACCTTGAACGACAGTGTCAGAAGTATCCAGCCCACTGTTCTATCCTCTCTCTTTTTCAAAAAAAGTAATGATCCTCAGCTATGGATGTTTAATTACTTTTAATGAGGACTGGCATCCCAGCAACTCACCAAGACTAAAAAACCTGTGGTTTGGAAAACTTCTCTCTCCTTCAGTCCCTTAACCAAAGTCCTTCTATTATGAAAATAAATCTTTGCCAATCAGAAATGAAAAAGCTAAATTAAATGTGCCATTCTCCTCCCTGATCCAGTGTTAGTAAAGTGGAAATGAAGACAAGTTGGGGGTGAGATTATGACTTTGCCACATGCCCTGAGCAAAGGGCAATGAACAAATAAGCTGCCCAAGGAAAAGAACAGACCACAGTCCTGCTCATAGCCACAGTATGATTCCATGGTCCCACCATActctgggaggagaagggagcaaAAAGAGACGCAATCTGTACCAGCCCTATACCTAAGACAGTTTACATTCCCCTCTGTATTGGTAGAACACTGGGGAGAGGGAGCCAAGGCTATACCCACTCCCCAACCCTGCCCTACCACTGCTTATCTACGTACATGGGAGCCGAAGCACTGTCTAGGCCCACATTGCTACTTACAATCAAGGTAACCCACACGGGGACTCAAGGGGACAAGTACCACCACCAAGAAGGGAGAGTGACAATCTTATCCAGTGTGATTTGGTATGTTTCCCTTGATATTACTGAAGTAATAACTATGACAAACAAATCAAAAGGAGACTGTGCTATCATAACAGCCTTATTCCAAGTGGTAAAGCTCAGTAAAGCACCAGCTAAGAAATGCAAACAGAAGACAAAAATACAGAATGAAACAATATCACATGTCTAAGTAGTAAAAATGTCATCTTATTCCTACCAGCAGCAGCCAATAAGATAATGAAAAATTGACATTTTATAGCCATCACTATCTGACCCTGGAATGTATGATCCAGTGCATACCACAAATAGCCTTGCAATGTTAAATCTATAGTATCTACTACTTCATTTAAAACACTATGATCCCAAACTGGGTCTTTATTAAGAGTGAAAGAGTATAAAATGGACCATTCACACTATGTTCCCCTTTCAAACTGTGTAACAGTCAAACTAAAGTTATGCCTTTTTTTCAGATGTTCACCTGGCCTAAGAATCTGCAAAAAGTTTCGATACAGAACATTATTTTTCCAAGACCTATATTGCAAGGCCAATAAAATACAGATGGAGCTCAAGAAAGAGAACTGAACTGAGCACATCGCAGTCCTTTagaaatcgtgtgtgtgtgtgtgtgtgtgtgtgtgagagagagagaaaatggtggCAAATGATATAGTTACAAATAAGATAAAAAAGCAGTCTCATTTAGCACTCTGAGATCTATAGGTGAAAAAGCACGCTATAAAACTGCTAAAAACCTATCAGTGAAGTCCTTCCACAAATTGGACATGTTTATTATATTTACGAATAATAATTTAGAGATCACCTTACCTGACAGCAGATTTTGGAATAGAGCCATACAACAAAGAACTTAGGCCCCTGTACAGACCCTTCACACCATGCTCCTGAATGGTCAGCCTCACACAGTGACCTGCAAGACAATTTCCAAGTCTTGATAATCAACTTTTACTTTACAAATGAATTATAGAGATTTGCCTGCTAGGCTAACAGTCTACTAGAAACTttgtttgatattttaaaatgcacacaAATAGGAATTGTTATCCTCTTACCAATGCTTCTATACCGAGGAGGATTTGCTCTTTCATCCAATTGTAACTGTGTTTTCACATATTCTGTGGGAAACGTGATACAGATTTCAATACCTCCAGCAATGCCACCTGCACAGAACAGAGAGGTAGAAATGTTATGCTGTTATTTTTTATAAACAAAAAGTAAGCAACACACAAATTGTGCCATACTGCACTGTGCCAATCCACGTTGCAAATTATCCTATTAACAGTTTTGTCAACAATGCTTGTCAACAATGCAGTAAGTACCGAAACACAGCAGAAACATTTCAAAACCAGAAGACACCCAGAAAAAACCACTGGCTAACTATTACAAACCAAACAGCCAAGACAAAAGGGGAGAGGATCGAAGAATTCCATAGAGACAATGAGAAATAATTCCTAAATTACACATGCAATACACCAAcaatccaaaaaacaaaaagagtgGCTACTTATAGTGAAGCTTAAGTGCAGTTAGAGAGGAGAGATtccattaaaaagtcaaaatattaacTATGGAAATCACAAGGATGGTGGTATAACTTTAGCTTAACACCCAGCTCACACAGATTATTAAACAAACCAATAAACATGACAAAAACCAATAGACACACCAATACAAATCCAATGGACACACTTCttgattttagtgggagttggatcaggtgaTTTTCACTttagacttcagctggagttgtgggtactcagcatttgtgaaaatctggcccaatattttaGATACTCATTTTTGGAAATTTTGTCCCCCGCCCCTTTTTGACTCTTCCCAATATCCAATTGAGTTTTATTATTCTTTGGACCACATCTATACAAACTTTAAGAGGTCCCCTTTCTCTCTTCACCCACAGAATTCTTCTTAGAGTAATACATTACTCAGCAACAATTAATCAAGGAATATTTCATTTCAGGCTTCTGCTAAATTCAAAATAACCTTTTAGAAGCCCTCACTGGAATGTGAGATCACTTTTCAGgatctcccactgaaattaaaggcAGGATTCCAGTTGACTTTAATGTTAGAAGCATCAGGCCCCTAGTCTGCACACATGCTATCCACGCTTTTCAAGAGATCAGTCCTGATTTTTAAGCTAACTTACCATTTTTACCCCCATTCCATTCATCCAGAAACCTCTCCAAATCATTATATTTCAATTCGGTTCAAGGGTGTGTGTTTCCAGCTTTCAAATGACGGACATGACTGCAAATCAATTTTTTTACaacttgattctccactgccttgtaatCATTTATCCCAGTACAAAACAGTTGTAAAAACTCTACTAAAGCAAAACAGTAGAGTTTTACATGCACTCTGAATATGAATTAGTGATTAAACAAGGTGCAAAGCAGGGGAGATTACGGCCCTTACTTGGGTCCCTaaatgggaattttgaaagtccggCCTTCAGCACCAGAGACTGACAATTTCTTGCAGAAGGGAGGATGAAGGAAACCCATATGGCTCCACTCACCCCAAAAATCTCTCTGCATAACACAGCCCCCTCTTTGAGACCATTCCTTATCCCTTGGGGGAAGCTCACTCTATGGCATTAAAGGAAATGAACACAAAAAGAAAAGGGACTTAGCAGCCAGGTCAGCACCACTGTCTTTGGAATGAAGCTAGAGCAGCAAGGAACCAGGAGCAACATCAGTGCCACCTTCCATGGCTCTCCTAGTACACGGTAAATTACAGCTATCATGAGCCTGCCATCACCCCCTTTCACCTCCAACCAACCACCCCAAACCTACTGAGaccagttcccccctcccccaacaggtcctcccttgcccagccccaCTGAAACCAACCCCCTCCACCTCCAACAGGCCTTCCCTTGCCCAGCCCCATTGAGACTAGCCTGACCCCCAACAGGtcctcccttgcccagcccctctcctccagccccataGAGACCACCCCTCCACCTCCAACAGGCCCTCCCTCACCCAGCCCCGCTGAAACTAGCCCCTTACCCCTACTGAGACCAACCCCAGGCCCTCAACCAGCCCCACTGAgaccaagccccccccccccaacaggtcctcccttgcccagccccaCTGAAACCAACCCCCTCCACCTCCAACAGGCCTTCCCTTGCCCAGCCCCATTGAGACTAGCCTgacccccaacagggcctcccttgcccagcccctctcctccagccccataGAGACCACCCCTCCACCTCCAACAGGCCCTCCCTCACCCAGCCCCGCTGAAACCAGCCCCTTACCCCTACTGAGACCAACCCCAGGCCCTCAACCAGCCCCACTGAGACCGACCCCCCCCCAACAGGtcctcccttgcccagccccaCTGAAACCAACCCCCTCCACCTCCAACAGGCCTTCCCTTGCCCAGCCCCATTGAGACTAGCCTGACCCCCAACAGGtcctcccttgcccagcccctctcctccagccccataGAGACCACCCCTCCACCTCCAACAGGCCCTCCCTCACCCAGCCCCGCTGAAACTAGCCCCTTACCCCTACTGAGACCAACCCCAGGCCCTCAACCAGCCCCACTGAGACcaagccccccccccaacaggtcctcccttgcccagccccaCTGAAACCAACCCCCTCCACCTCCAACAGGCCTTCCCTTGCCCAGCCCCATTGAGACTAGCCTgacccccaacagggcctcccttgcccagcccctctcctccagccccataGAGACCACCGCTCCACCTCCAACAGGCCCTCCCTCACCCAGCCCCACTGAAACCAGCCCCTTACCCCTACTGAGACCAACCCCAGGCCCTCAACCAGCCCCACTGAGACCAAGCCCCCCCCTCCAACAGGCCCTCCCTCGCCCAGCCCCTCTTCTCGAGCCCCATAGAGACCACCCCCCCAACAGGCCCTCCCTCGCCCAGCCCCTCTTCTCCAGCCCCATAGAGACCACTCCCCCAACAGGTCCTCCGTTGCCCAGCCCCACTGAGACAAGTCCCTCTCCACTAGCCCCGCTCCGCCATCCCCACTGAGATCGGCCCCCTCACACCAACAGCCCCACTGAAGCCGagctctcccccccaccagccccgctgagaccgccccccccccgctgcacccCACACTCGAGCCAACGCCCCCTCACACCAGCACgcgctgccccgccccccagcagggaCTCGGCAAAGCCGCGGTCGGGGCCGGGGCGGGCGACACACACGGTGACACCCCGGGGGGCGGTGCGGTGCGGTGCGGGCGGGCACTCAGGGAGTGTGAATTCCCCCGGCCTCGCTGGCCCCTCCTTGCgcgtggggcggggcggggcgcggCTCCGCCTCCTCACTCCCCGCGCGGGGACGGCCGGGGAGGTGCCTTACCGGCCAGGATCGCCTTGCCCGGGTGGGTGAGCTTGGCTTCTGCGGTGGCTGCCGCGGCCCGAGGCACCGCTGGCTGAGCGGACATGGAGGCGGCTCTGTCTGCGCCCTCCCGCATCGCAATTCAATCGCACCCGCGGCCGCCCGGCCGTTCTGCCCGCCAAAGCGGGAACGAGCTGAGCTGCCCCTATTGGCCGCCTGGCTTTGCATATTCATGAGGCCTCATGAATCTTGACGAGTGGTGCAGGAGGGCGGGCTCAGGCTTGGGGCAGCTGATTGGCTGCGGGGATAGTGCGGCTCTGGGATTGGCTGGCTGTGGGAGAGGcgaggggggcggggcggggagatGCTGCAGGGTCTATGCATTGAGGGGGAGGCTGGAAGCAAAGCCCAGTGCATTGAGGagatggggtctgggggggggggctcatcAAGTGACATGCCTTATAGGACAAGGGGTAATGGGCTTAATATGCAGCGAGGGAAATGTAGGTTGTATGGTGGGAAAATCTAACCGTGAGGCTAGTTAAATAgcgaaataggcttccaagggaatcCCCCATCCCTGGAGgtcttaagagcaggttagacaaagggctggtctacacttgggggcgggggtcgctctaagatacgcaacttcagctacgtgaatagaatagctgaagtcgaagtatcttagatcgagttaccttccgtcctcacggcgcgggatcgatgtccgcggctcccccgtcaactccactaccgccgtttgctccggtggagttccggagtcgacaggagcatgttcggggatcgatatattgcatctagatgagacacgatatatcgatacccaagaaatcgattgctacctgccgatacagcCGATAGTGAAAACGTTCCCAAACACTTGTCAGGCATGGCCAGGTTGCCTCAGCACAAGGGGATGGACTAGCGATGACCTCTTGagtagagccctgtgtggatgCAGAATGTATATCTGTGGATGCCAATATCTGTATAAAGTGGAGATCTgtggagctgcagggctctagCAGGAATGGCAGCAGTGAAACCATCAGTGTGTAGGGCTGCTGCTCGCAGGAGCCAGCACCCAGTCTGGGCAGCAACTGCGGCATGGCTGTACTGtccccccagccttgcccactggGGTGGGCACCAGGCTCTTTGGCAACTATCTCATGTCATGCTAGCATTTGTGAGCAGCTCCCAGACAGGCATCCCTTCCACGCAGCAGAAGGTGCAGGACCGGctgtaggcaccagcaaagcaagcacgtgcctgggacgGAACATTTCCAGGGACAGCATTCCAGCcatccttttttggggggggcagttGCGCTCTCTCTCGGAGCTGCTCCACTTAGATGAGGCGAGGGCGCCGCGCCCCTGGCCGCAGTGGGAAGGGGAAGTTCCAGACCCAGGGTGCTGAGCTGCCAGGGCCCAGCCGCTACATGGCGAAGAGAGGGCGAGTCCTGCAGGGGCTGCGCCGCCTCATCTGCACACTGGCTGCTGTGCTGCCTTGTGCCACCCCTTATATCGGGGCTTCTCCGCACAGCCGAGTGTGAGAGGGGTAAAGCccctgcaggctctgggagaagaTGACATCACGACTACCTGagctggggtggcaaaaaacctagagccagccctgagagTGTGTCTCCTGTCCGGGAGCATGCGAGCTCTTTGCACACAGTAGTGtgaccagggacagctgctggtgagcctggtgcctgccccagtgggcagggctgggggcagaacagccacactggaggagctgccaggcTGGCTCTTGTGACCAGTGGCCTGACATGCTGCTGCTTACGCCGCTGTGGTTCCtggtagagccctgcagctctgcagatatctgctttatatccacgGATGTCAGCATCCGTTgatataaattttgtatccatgcagggctctactcTTGAGGTCCCTGCCAGCCCTACATCTCTATGATTCTATCTGAGGTTATTAAATaccttgtttttatttaatttttaaaaatgattaaaatcagaaaaatttgaaagatcaaatttccttttccctttatgCTGTTCAATtgcttatttttgttcttttattgTTACATTTCGTTCAAATAGGGAAACTTGACTGCTCAGTTTCTCTTTCTGGTTCTCGTGGATTAGCATGAGATGGTGTCTGGGTTCACAGTCACCTGGGAAtgttaaaaattgttttaattattaaaaataaaatgattctgattgtttttaactttaaaaaaatcctcttcaTCCATATTACGTTTAATTAAAACTTGTGTTAACCATAATTTAAGTTAGGAAATAAAATTACTTGACGGTGTTTCTTTAAGGGTTCCCTgtgaggttttaaaaataaagaggaaGTTTTAGAGACATAAACCAATAAACAGGATATGTATAGGCTtgatatttacaaataaatacgttttacaaacaaaatattttgaaagtattttctCTTGGACTTGAGTTCAAAGTTTtatgttttctcttctccagttaATGGCATTAACACAGGTAAGGATGAAGGCTGCAAGAGAAATGCAGAACACTTATTTCAGGTAAAAAGATTCACCGGTTCTTAGTGGCTTTACATAATAGATAATAAGCCAGGGCCCAATCGTGCAAAATACTGAGTGCCCTTAACtctgaggagcaggagcaggcttgAGATTGTCAGTGGAAAAGTTCCAGAACCAAAAGAAAGATAATGGGATACCACTGTGTCACACTAAAATATTCTCAGGTGGACTTTACAATCTGGGATGACAGAGACATACGGACTTAGATCTGTGTGCACAGTCTAGCTCTCAGGGTGATCTGGAATATTTCCCCAGTTTTCAACTTTTTCAGCTCCATCTTCTTTCTCCTTCAAAGCTCCACATCTCTCTTTCCTGTCCTCTCTTCTCCCTTCTTTCCATGTCTTAAATACCAGATCCTTCTCCTTTCAGGTAACCTATAGCTATCTGATATTTACAGAGCACTGACCGTCATAATATCTAGACTAATCCCTTTTTCAGTTCAGATCCATCTTTTCTTGTCTCTGGCTCCTGATCTTTTGTtccctgaaaggaaaaaaaatataactgcctgtttaaaaacaaaatagtgcTTGCAAAATATTGTTGAAAGTATTTAATTGGTTACAATTTAGACAGTCACTTAAAGCTCTTGTTACTAGGTTTCAGTACAAGGTAGATGATAATTCATTTGGTTAGTTAgctagatttaaaataataaagctgCTTATCCCAGGCTGTAAGCACTCTAACATAATTAATTGTAACAATAaatctaagtgcattaagtctcTGCGTGAGAGATAGATAGATGCTCATGTACTGGAAGGGAAAGCACTATTATTCTCCAGCCATGTGCCTCTTCCAGAACTCCGCCTCTGTTGCCAAGGTGAAGTGTTCCCTTGTTCCCATAGGAACAGGTTTGTGTATATTGCAGGCTGTTTCTGAGTCTGCTCCTGAAATAGTCAGTCTCAGGGAAAAAACatgcttcactgctgcagcaactGAGCTGAAGTCACAATCTGGAGTGAATCTGCCGGTTAAGGGAAGCCAAGATCTTAGAACGTGGCCAGCTTTTGCCATAAGCAACAGTCAGGCCAGTAACCACACCAGCAAAAGTATATGTGTGGTTTGAGGGGACAGATGGGTGTGGGTGGGTTTGGTGGCGTAGACTGATTTATGTCTGTATTTGTTGGGTAGCGATGGGAGTGGAGTGGATTTAAAGGGAGGGATTGGTGTGCTGTGTGTGTTTAGGGAAGGGATTGTTGGGGAAACAGTCGGATGGAAGCACAAAATCATGTTTTCAGCACAAGGGTATATTATAATACATTTATATATTGTACCAAATTCATGTATTTTTTCATGACCTCTTAGCATTACCATTTCCATAAGTAACAAAAATTACCTTAGTTGGTcttagtttttgttttattttcttctgtCCTTCCTTCcactttctccttcccttgtaccTCTTGGTGTATGTTATCCTCCATCTTTTTTCAGGTCTGTTTTCCCTTAGTCTAATGTTTCTGCTTAATtcttttcaaaatgttcagcTCCTGTCACCTCTACCCCTGTTTCTACATCTCTTCTTTCTCTTCAAGAGaatttttctgattttgtcttcctctctttttaaaattttccctATTTGTCCTTTGAGTAATTTCACTCTCCTTTTTCTCCTTTCCccgtgttttttctttctttccctatgTTATCTGTCACCTTCTTCCATATTCCTTTTCAGtttctctccctgctcctccctgccCTACAAGCCCCATCTTTCCCTTTATTCCATCCCCCATGATTTTGCTTTATGTGGTTTAGCTTCCAgtgccttccctctccctcatcaTCCTCCAAGCTGACCCGAAGTCTGGTCCACGTGAAGTCTTCACCTACTTCATTCAGGGGCTACTACTTACCCAGTTTCCACCCTATCCTCTCTGACCTGAAGGCAGCTTGTTTTGCTATCTGTGCCCAAATGACCTGATATGATATTATCCCATTTTCAGGTTCTCCATCCGAAGAGCTAAGCTGCTGCTTTACATTCAGGATCTTTCAAAAAGACAATGGCCAAACTGTTGCAAGCTCCACCCAAGTTCTTCCCCACAGAGTGGCATATTGCAAGCAAGACACAGTATGCTAGTGCGGAGAGTCAGAGATCCAGATCAGAGCGACTTGTAGCTGAGAGCCAGAGGCTGGTGGATGAAATCGAAAAAACAACGCAGAAAACCCAAAGTGACGTTAACAAGAAAATAGGTGATCATGTGGGCTTTGTTATTTTATTGGACTGTTTAAGGGAGACTCTCAAAAAGCAGGAGATATTAAATAGTTTTAATGGCTTATTTCTCCTTCCCTTAGAAAAATGGGGATGCATTTccaaatcctttaaaaaatactttgtgATGGATTTTATATTTTATGGAACCAAACAGTTTCAGGCATCTGTTAGATGTAGGGAGACAAATTCAATCCTGGTGTAATATTTACTAACTAATTGTTAAGGCAAGAGTCTggactgagaaaagaaaaaagaacaacagCAACACTGAGTCACACACTACATTGTCCCACCATGGACAATGGTGTAGCTCCACCATGTTCCATAGGGAATTCAGAGAGAGACTGTGCATCAGGGTGCCAGGGGTAAGGTGGATGCAGTTGTGATTTGCACTTGAGAATCCTCTTTCTTACCCATGTATCTCTGCAAAGGCCAGTTACAGTCTGACCCTTTGAAAgcattattgtttttattacaataGTACCCGGAGGCACCCAGTGTGGCCAGAGCTTCATTGTACACTGTACATAGATGTAGTAAGAAGCAGCCTCTGCCCCAACGAGCTTACGGTCTAATgagataagacagacaaaggaagtatcATTATCATCACCTCCATTTCACAAACAAAGAGCTTAGTCACAGAGAAAtcaagcaacttgcccaaggtcacacaggaagtctgtggcagaggcaggaattgacCCACATCTCCTGGCTCATAGTCCAGTGCTTTAGCGAAACCATTGCCGTACATCAGCATACAGAGCTATGTgcacagcacttttggtggctcGAGTCCCTTTCTGCTCATGGCTAATGCTGGGCTGTGAGGCCCTGTAGAAAAAGCCGGGCTTTTATTTCTAATTAATTTGAAATGTCTCTTCATTCTGCAGAACAGAGACTTGATGAAATAAAATTCTGGAAGCAGGAATTAGATGACAAACTAGAACAGATTGTTAATGAGACAGAGGTGCTGTTGACTTTTAAGACAAGGCTAGAGAAAGCATTGGAAAGCTGTAAAGAGCCACTATTCATCGCTCAAGAGTGTCTC
This genomic stretch from Gopherus flavomarginatus isolate rGopFla2 chromosome 19, rGopFla2.mat.asm, whole genome shotgun sequence harbors:
- the LOC127037524 gene encoding tricarboxylate transport protein, mitochondrial-like isoform X1: MREGADRAASMSAQPAVPRAAAATAEAKLTHPGKAILAGGIAGGIEICITFPTEYVKTQLQLDERANPPRYRSIGHCVRLTIQEHGVKGLYRGLSSLLYGSIPKSAVSYYFSNIKGNIPNHTGFGMFEFLSNIAKDSSGKLDNKRSLLCGLGAGVAEAVLVVCPMETIKVKFIHDQSSLNPKYKGFFQGVREIVREQGLRGTYQGLTATVLKQGSNQAIRFFVMTSLRNWYLGDNPHRKMNPLITAAFGAAAGAASVFGNTPLDVVKTRMQGLEAHKYKNTLDCAYQILKKEGLLAFYKGTVPRLGRVCLDVAIVFVIYEEVVNVLNKVWKTA